A region from the Halobacillus mangrovi genome encodes:
- the katG gene encoding catalase/peroxidase HPI — MDKNEMHESKAGAEQCPVSHHKSKEESAVTTAKVGTTNKDWWPNQLNLDILRQHDKKTNPMGEDFDYEEEFQKLDYDALKQDLHNLMTDSQDWWPADYGHYGPLFIRMSWHAAGTYRTGDGRGGGATGNQRFAPLNSWPDNANLDKARRLLWPIKQKYGNKISWADLLVLTGNVALESMGLKTFGFGGGREDIYHPEEDVYWGTEKEWLADNRYSGDRELENPLAAVQMGLIYVNPEGPNGEPDPLGSGRDIRETFARMGMNDYETVALIAGGHTFGKAHGAGDPEKVGAAPEAADIEEQGLGWQSKHGSGKGRDTITSGVDGAWTANPTTWDNGYFNLLFGYEWELTKSRAGANQWAPVNPKEEDLAPDAEDSSVKEPTFMTTADMALRMDPEYEKISRHFHENPDEFADAFSRAWFKLLHRDMGPKSRYLGPEVPEEDLIWQDPIPTVDYDLSNDEIKELKGKILNTGLSVSELIKTAWASASTFRGSDNRGGANGGRIRLEPQKDWEVNEPEMLEKVLTVYEDIQSKLEKKVSIADLIVLGGSAAVEKAAKDAGVDVTVPFAPGRGDATQEQTDAESFEVLEPMADGFRNYEKKAYTLSPEELLVDKAQLLCLSAPEMTVLIGGMRVLGANYKDSEHGVFTDNVGALTNDFFVNLLDMGIEWKPSDYNLYEGRDRQTGKLVRTATRVDLVFGSNSVLRSLAEVYAQDDNKEKFVRDFVDAWVKVMNADRFDLKVNKDLAYHNA, encoded by the coding sequence ATGGACAAGAATGAAATGCACGAAAGCAAAGCTGGTGCTGAACAGTGCCCTGTATCCCATCACAAATCGAAGGAAGAGAGTGCCGTTACGACTGCAAAAGTTGGGACAACCAATAAAGATTGGTGGCCAAATCAGCTGAACCTGGACATCCTTCGCCAGCATGACAAGAAGACCAACCCAATGGGTGAAGACTTTGATTATGAAGAAGAATTTCAAAAACTGGACTATGATGCCCTGAAACAAGATCTTCATAATCTGATGACAGACAGTCAGGACTGGTGGCCAGCAGACTATGGACACTATGGTCCGCTCTTTATCCGTATGTCATGGCACGCAGCCGGGACGTATCGTACAGGTGACGGACGTGGTGGCGGTGCCACAGGAAATCAGCGTTTTGCACCACTAAACAGCTGGCCGGATAACGCGAACCTTGATAAAGCTCGCCGTCTGCTATGGCCGATCAAACAAAAATACGGGAACAAGATATCCTGGGCTGACCTCCTTGTACTTACTGGGAATGTTGCACTCGAGTCCATGGGCTTGAAGACCTTTGGTTTTGGGGGAGGACGCGAAGATATTTATCATCCGGAAGAAGACGTGTATTGGGGTACGGAGAAAGAGTGGCTGGCGGACAACCGTTATTCAGGCGACCGTGAGCTAGAAAATCCGCTTGCTGCCGTTCAGATGGGTCTCATCTATGTAAACCCTGAAGGTCCGAACGGAGAGCCAGACCCTCTAGGAAGTGGCCGTGATATCAGAGAAACATTCGCACGTATGGGAATGAACGATTATGAGACCGTTGCCCTTATTGCCGGTGGTCACACATTCGGTAAAGCACACGGTGCAGGAGACCCTGAAAAAGTCGGCGCAGCACCTGAAGCGGCTGACATCGAAGAACAAGGCCTGGGCTGGCAAAGCAAACACGGAAGCGGTAAAGGCCGTGACACCATCACAAGTGGTGTAGATGGTGCATGGACAGCTAACCCAACGACATGGGATAATGGCTACTTCAATCTATTGTTCGGTTACGAATGGGAACTTACGAAGAGTCGTGCCGGCGCGAATCAGTGGGCGCCTGTAAACCCTAAAGAGGAAGACCTTGCACCAGATGCTGAAGATTCTTCTGTAAAAGAGCCTACGTTTATGACGACCGCTGATATGGCATTAAGGATGGACCCTGAATATGAAAAGATTTCCCGCCATTTCCACGAGAATCCGGATGAATTTGCAGATGCTTTCTCTCGTGCATGGTTCAAGCTGCTTCACCGTGATATGGGACCTAAATCAAGATATCTTGGACCTGAAGTACCGGAAGAAGATTTAATCTGGCAGGATCCAATCCCGACTGTTGATTATGATTTATCAAACGATGAAATTAAAGAATTGAAAGGGAAAATTCTTAACACTGGTTTATCAGTAAGCGAACTGATTAAAACAGCTTGGGCTTCTGCAAGCACCTTCCGCGGCTCCGACAATCGTGGCGGCGCAAATGGTGGACGCATTCGTCTTGAACCACAAAAGGATTGGGAAGTAAACGAGCCTGAAATGTTAGAAAAAGTGCTTACGGTCTACGAAGACATTCAAAGCAAACTTGAGAAGAAAGTCAGCATTGCAGATTTGATTGTCCTTGGAGGCAGCGCTGCCGTAGAAAAAGCAGCAAAAGATGCAGGCGTTGATGTTACTGTACCATTCGCTCCTGGACGCGGAGATGCCACTCAAGAACAGACAGATGCAGAAAGCTTTGAAGTCTTAGAGCCGATGGCAGATGGTTTCCGTAACTACGAGAAAAAGGCCTACACGTTGAGCCCTGAGGAACTATTAGTAGATAAAGCTCAGCTGCTCTGTCTGTCTGCACCTGAAATGACTGTGCTGATCGGTGGTATGCGTGTCCTTGGTGCGAACTATAAAGACTCAGAGCACGGCGTATTCACAGACAATGTAGGTGCGCTGACGAACGACTTCTTCGTGAACCTGCTTGACATGGGCATCGAATGGAAGCCGTCAGACTACAACCTATACGAAGGACGCGACCGCCAAACAGGTAAACTCGTACGCACAGCGACACGTGTAGACCTTGTATTCGGTTCAAACTCTGTCCTGCGTTCTCTCGCAGAAGTTTATGCTCAGGATGATAATAAAGAAAAGTTTGTGCGTGACTTTGTAGATGCATGGGTGAAGGTTATGAATGCTGACCGTTTCGATCTTAAGGTAAACAAAGATTTGGCTTATCATAACGCATAA
- a CDS encoding NADPH:quinone oxidoreductase family protein, whose amino-acid sequence MVEKFKALMVNKSEEKFSVQVEDLSFDDLPEGDVTIQVHYSSVNYKDGLASTPNGKIVQSYPFVPGIDLAGTVVSSDDTRYQEGDKVIVTSYELGVSHFGGFSEYARVPGDWVVPLPEGLTLKEAMAFGTAGFTAALSVHKLEQSGVKPEDGTVLVSGATGGVGSMAVSMLAKNGYHVTASTGKESEHNYLRDLGAKEIISREELSPEKLRPLSKQRWAGAVDPVGGKTLATILSETQYGGSVAVSGLTAGVNVPTTVFPFILRSVNLLGIDSVYCPMDVRKTLWNRLADDLKPDSMGDIMNEVTLEELPDILSAILEGKVRGRTIVKLSEETA is encoded by the coding sequence ATGGTAGAAAAATTTAAAGCTCTTATGGTCAACAAGTCAGAGGAAAAGTTTTCTGTCCAAGTTGAGGATTTATCATTCGATGATTTGCCAGAGGGTGATGTTACAATCCAAGTTCATTATTCCAGTGTAAACTATAAAGACGGACTTGCAAGTACACCGAATGGAAAGATCGTCCAATCCTATCCTTTTGTGCCAGGCATAGATCTTGCCGGAACCGTCGTTTCTTCTGACGATACACGCTATCAAGAAGGCGATAAGGTAATTGTCACAAGCTATGAGTTAGGAGTCTCACACTTTGGTGGCTTTAGTGAATATGCCCGTGTACCCGGAGATTGGGTGGTCCCTTTACCGGAAGGATTGACCTTAAAAGAGGCAATGGCTTTTGGTACAGCCGGCTTCACTGCAGCGCTATCTGTTCATAAACTTGAACAAAGCGGGGTAAAACCAGAAGATGGAACGGTTCTAGTTTCCGGCGCCACAGGCGGTGTAGGCAGCATGGCTGTTTCTATGCTTGCGAAAAACGGCTACCACGTGACAGCAAGTACAGGAAAAGAATCAGAGCATAATTATTTGAGAGATTTAGGAGCTAAAGAAATCATCTCAAGAGAGGAGTTATCTCCTGAAAAATTACGTCCCCTTAGCAAACAGCGTTGGGCGGGAGCCGTCGACCCTGTTGGAGGAAAAACATTAGCAACTATTTTAAGTGAAACCCAGTATGGAGGATCCGTTGCAGTCAGCGGGCTGACCGCAGGTGTAAATGTTCCGACCACCGTCTTTCCTTTTATCCTTCGTAGTGTTAATCTTTTAGGAATTGATTCTGTGTACTGCCCTATGGACGTGAGAAAAACGCTTTGGAACCGACTGGCGGATGACCTGAAGCCAGATTCTATGGGTGACATCATGAATGAAGTGACTCTTGAAGAGTTGCCAGATATCCTATCTGCAATTTTAGAAGGTAAAGTCCGAGGAAGAACGATTGTAAAGCTTTCTGAAGAAACTGCGTGA
- a CDS encoding FecCD family ABC transporter permease, whose protein sequence is MVKQYIQKFSVNKPFQYSASLLFLVFCIFLGTSIGSVAISFDVIARIIGEQLLPFLHMTEGIDEMQKAIILNIRLPRVILAALVGGALAIAGAAFQGLLKNPLADPYTLGVSSGASVGAVAVLFLGITLPFAGGFTLPVVSIIAAITTIFLVVGFTRLVDRSMSMMTIILTGIIFSSFLGSLISLMIALTGEELRQIVNWLLGSVGMRGWDYVYLMLPFFIMGILLLLVSGQELNAMTFGEERAKQLGVHVERQKYIVLIAASILTGASVAVSGTIGFVGLVIPHICRKLFGSDHRHLIPLCVVNGSAFLILADLFARTIVSPSELPIGVVTALIGAPMFALILVRRRRGGRSA, encoded by the coding sequence TTGGTAAAGCAATATATCCAGAAGTTTTCAGTGAATAAACCATTTCAATATAGTGCTAGCTTGTTATTTTTAGTGTTTTGTATCTTTTTAGGAACATCAATAGGAAGCGTAGCTATTTCTTTTGATGTGATTGCTCGTATTATAGGCGAGCAATTGCTTCCTTTTCTACATATGACAGAAGGTATCGATGAAATGCAGAAGGCGATCATCCTGAATATCCGCCTGCCTAGAGTGATTTTGGCTGCGCTCGTCGGGGGGGCGTTGGCCATAGCGGGGGCCGCATTTCAAGGCCTTTTGAAAAACCCGCTGGCCGATCCTTATACGTTAGGAGTTTCTTCGGGTGCTTCTGTCGGAGCAGTTGCGGTGCTTTTTTTAGGAATCACTCTACCCTTTGCAGGGGGATTTACCTTACCAGTTGTTAGTATCATAGCAGCTATTACAACGATATTTCTTGTTGTTGGCTTTACTAGATTGGTCGATCGTTCCATGTCGATGATGACGATTATCTTAACAGGAATCATCTTCAGTTCTTTCTTGGGATCACTGATCTCGTTAATGATTGCATTGACAGGAGAAGAGCTTAGACAAATTGTGAACTGGCTGTTAGGCAGTGTAGGAATGCGTGGCTGGGACTATGTTTATTTGATGCTCCCTTTTTTTATAATGGGGATTCTTCTCTTGCTGGTTTCGGGGCAGGAATTGAATGCGATGACTTTTGGAGAAGAGCGCGCGAAGCAGTTAGGTGTCCATGTAGAGCGTCAGAAGTATATCGTTTTAATTGCGGCATCGATTTTGACAGGTGCCTCAGTCGCTGTTTCTGGGACCATCGGATTTGTCGGACTTGTTATTCCACATATTTGTAGAAAGCTTTTCGGCAGTGACCACCGCCATTTAATTCCGCTCTGTGTTGTAAACGGCAGTGCGTTTTTGATTTTAGCCGATCTGTTTGCTCGTACAATTGTTTCTCCATCAGAGTTGCCGATCGGAGTAGTCACAGCCTTAATTGGAGCCCCTATGTTTGCTCTTATTTTAGTGAGAAGACGAAGAGGAGGACGATCCGCATGA
- a CDS encoding TetR/AcrR family transcriptional regulator, whose product MVKKAEQRREQILKAAFEAVSEKGYNAVTLQDIADYAEVSKGVTNYYFKNKVDVFANLLEWTTMKIYEKEAASITKRDTAVEKLEAYMEQVFIGPKENKTFYRVYLDFLSQAKNVERYREINLQFYKNCWEIGKEIITRGIEEGVFHVEDVDQSAKSIRSMIDGSLIQWLMRGEDDLHHDYKLMCHKAALRLLNYQSP is encoded by the coding sequence ATGGTTAAAAAAGCAGAGCAGAGACGCGAACAAATATTAAAGGCAGCCTTTGAGGCTGTTTCAGAAAAAGGCTATAATGCTGTGACCTTGCAAGATATAGCTGACTATGCCGAAGTCAGTAAAGGTGTCACTAATTATTATTTTAAAAATAAAGTAGATGTGTTCGCGAACCTTCTAGAATGGACAACCATGAAAATATATGAGAAGGAAGCGGCATCCATTACAAAAAGGGATACAGCCGTGGAGAAATTGGAAGCTTATATGGAGCAAGTATTTATTGGTCCAAAGGAAAATAAAACCTTTTACCGTGTTTATTTAGATTTTCTTTCCCAAGCCAAAAATGTGGAACGCTATCGAGAAATTAATTTACAGTTTTATAAAAATTGCTGGGAAATCGGTAAAGAAATTATAACCAGGGGTATTGAAGAGGGAGTATTTCATGTTGAGGATGTTGATCAATCAGCTAAAAGCATTCGCAGTATGATCGACGGCAGTCTAATCCAGTGGTTGATGAGGGGAGAGGATGACCTGCATCACGACTACAAGCTGATGTGTCATAAGGCTGCTCTTCGTTTGTTAAATTATCAATCGCCTTAG
- a CDS encoding adenosylcobinamide amidohydrolase, with the protein MIEVNQLYAGYETDVLKDVSFTVQKGEMFGILGPNGSGKTTLLKALNQTLSNIKGEIRIEGRPAVDLTPKQRAKEMAVLPQHHTLSFSFPVEQTVLMGRYPYQKGIIKQWTDEDYKIVDEVMEQTGVKRFRHKSLLSLSGGERQRVFLAQALAQQPQILLLDEPTNHLDFSYQKTILDGLKERSIQEGLTVIAIFHDLNLASLYCDRLLLLEEGRVRALHTPEKVLEETQLSEVYQSSINVHAHPYFSKPLTNVVPSFTERLEKASVDPSYLDICSDRIHYKSPRPLKCYSSAVLHPGFGWYRDFINLHVDHSFNCEDPVMYVKNYADEQGFQTCETVGMMTAAMVEDVCFKVKEDDGFRVLVVVTAGTSNAVDVIHANQHFQHAVPGTINTWIFVDGELSEQAYVQSVITVTEAKVKAMMELNIRDAISGTLATGTSTDSILIASTQEGERLEYGGPISPLGRKLGKAVFETTKLAIERYLIRRGEN; encoded by the coding sequence ATGATTGAGGTCAATCAGCTATACGCCGGGTATGAGACGGATGTTTTAAAAGATGTTTCTTTCACTGTTCAAAAAGGAGAAATGTTTGGAATTCTTGGCCCTAACGGCAGTGGGAAGACAACTCTCTTAAAAGCCCTAAATCAAACTTTATCTAATATAAAAGGAGAAATAAGGATTGAAGGGCGTCCGGCTGTAGATTTAACTCCAAAGCAAAGAGCGAAGGAGATGGCTGTCCTTCCTCAACATCACACACTCTCTTTCTCTTTCCCGGTTGAGCAGACAGTTTTAATGGGACGTTATCCGTATCAAAAAGGGATTATTAAGCAGTGGACGGACGAGGATTACAAGATTGTGGATGAGGTGATGGAACAAACGGGAGTTAAGAGGTTTCGTCATAAATCGCTGCTTTCTTTAAGCGGTGGGGAGCGACAGAGGGTATTCCTCGCCCAGGCACTGGCCCAACAGCCTCAGATTCTGTTGCTCGATGAGCCGACCAATCATTTGGATTTCAGTTACCAAAAGACTATTTTAGACGGTTTAAAGGAGAGATCGATTCAAGAAGGTCTGACTGTCATTGCCATCTTCCATGATTTGAATCTAGCCAGCCTCTATTGTGATCGCCTGCTACTTTTAGAGGAGGGGCGCGTCAGAGCGTTACATACTCCGGAAAAAGTATTAGAAGAGACCCAGTTATCTGAGGTTTACCAGTCGAGCATAAACGTGCATGCCCATCCTTATTTCTCGAAACCACTAACGAATGTCGTTCCTAGTTTTACAGAAAGATTAGAAAAAGCGAGTGTAGATCCGAGTTATCTTGATATTTGCTCCGATCGAATTCATTACAAAAGTCCACGCCCCTTGAAATGTTATTCATCTGCGGTATTGCACCCAGGTTTCGGGTGGTATCGTGATTTTATTAACCTCCATGTTGACCATTCGTTTAATTGTGAGGATCCTGTTATGTATGTGAAAAACTATGCGGATGAACAAGGATTTCAGACCTGCGAAACGGTAGGAATGATGACGGCGGCAATGGTCGAAGACGTCTGTTTTAAAGTCAAAGAGGATGATGGATTCCGAGTGCTCGTCGTAGTGACCGCAGGTACAAGCAATGCCGTGGATGTGATTCACGCAAATCAGCATTTTCAACACGCTGTACCAGGCACGATCAACACATGGATTTTCGTAGACGGTGAATTGTCAGAGCAAGCTTACGTGCAATCGGTGATCACAGTAACAGAAGCTAAGGTAAAAGCAATGATGGAGCTTAATATCCGGGATGCCATATCTGGGACGCTCGCGACCGGAACATCCACGGATAGTATATTAATCGCAAGCACTCAGGAAGGAGAGAGATTAGAATATGGAGGTCCCATTTCTCCTTTAGGGAGGAAGTTAGGTAAAGCGGTATTTGAAACAACAAAGTTGGCAATCGAACGCTATTTAATACGAAGAGGTGAGAACTGA
- the rlmD gene encoding 23S rRNA (uracil(1939)-C(5))-methyltransferase RlmD, translated as MAKPKPPVQKNQTIELTFEDLTHEGNGVGKVDGYPLFVPYGLPGEQATVKVVKVKKNFGFGKLLEVKEASDDRVEPPCDVFYQCGGCQLQHMSYKMQLQMKHKQVKDAMKKIGHLEHVPVHDTIGMDDPWRYRNKVQIPVGQKEDGELMTGFYQKRSHNIIDMDTCLIQDEMNDRMVEAVRRIASKLGISAYDEQTHRGTIRHIMVRTGQNTKDIMVVIVTKTKKLPHKKKLIDEIRDAYPNVKSIVHNVNHAKTNVILGKETNVIYGDEYIYDTIGDIKFMISPKSFYQVNPTQTKKLYDQALEYADLRGGETVIDAYCGIGTISLFLAQKAKKVYGVEIVPEAVTDAKKNGRLNKMENAEFYVGQAEELMPWWRNQGLRPDVIVVDPPRKGCDEELLKAMLDMEPERIVYVSCNPSTLARDLRVLEDGGYETKQVQPVDMFPQTSHVECVTWLEKY; from the coding sequence ATGGCGAAACCAAAGCCGCCTGTACAAAAAAACCAAACGATTGAACTGACATTTGAAGATCTGACCCACGAAGGCAATGGGGTAGGGAAAGTTGATGGCTATCCGCTTTTCGTACCGTATGGCCTTCCTGGTGAACAAGCAACCGTCAAAGTCGTCAAAGTGAAGAAAAACTTCGGCTTTGGCAAATTGCTAGAAGTAAAAGAGGCTAGTGACGACCGTGTGGAGCCGCCTTGTGACGTGTTTTATCAATGTGGAGGCTGTCAGCTGCAGCACATGAGTTATAAAATGCAGCTTCAGATGAAGCACAAGCAAGTAAAAGATGCGATGAAAAAGATCGGCCATCTTGAACACGTACCGGTACACGATACGATTGGTATGGATGATCCTTGGCGCTACCGGAACAAGGTTCAGATTCCTGTCGGGCAAAAAGAAGACGGTGAACTGATGACCGGCTTTTACCAGAAACGCAGCCACAACATCATTGATATGGACACTTGTTTGATACAGGATGAAATGAATGACCGTATGGTGGAAGCGGTTCGACGTATCGCTTCAAAACTTGGTATATCAGCGTATGATGAACAGACACATCGTGGCACGATACGACATATTATGGTGCGCACAGGTCAAAATACGAAGGACATCATGGTTGTTATCGTCACGAAAACGAAAAAACTCCCGCATAAAAAGAAGCTTATTGATGAGATTCGCGATGCCTATCCGAACGTGAAATCGATCGTCCATAACGTCAATCATGCTAAGACCAATGTCATCTTAGGAAAAGAAACGAATGTCATTTACGGAGATGAGTATATTTACGATACCATCGGTGATATCAAATTTATGATTTCTCCTAAATCGTTCTACCAGGTCAACCCGACCCAGACAAAAAAGCTTTATGATCAAGCATTGGAGTACGCTGACCTTAGAGGGGGCGAAACAGTTATTGACGCGTATTGCGGTATCGGCACCATATCTCTTTTCCTGGCTCAAAAAGCGAAGAAAGTTTATGGAGTGGAGATCGTCCCAGAAGCCGTTACCGATGCAAAAAAGAATGGCCGGCTGAACAAAATGGAAAACGCTGAATTTTATGTCGGACAAGCAGAAGAACTTATGCCATGGTGGCGCAACCAGGGTCTGCGTCCAGACGTTATCGTTGTTGACCCACCACGAAAAGGCTGTGATGAAGAGCTCTTGAAAGCGATGCTCGACATGGAACCGGAGCGTATCGTCTATGTATCGTGTAATCCATCGACGCTCGCGCGTGATTTAAGAGTGCTTGAAGATGGAGGATACGAGACGAAACAGGTTCAGCCTGTTGATATGTTCCCACAGACGAGCCACGTGGAGTGTGTGACGTGGTTAGAGAAATACTAA
- a CDS encoding ABC transporter substrate-binding protein — MNHLWKNLLSLFLVIGLLTGCTSGGDEGAGSTSEDSQGQTEQANSGEQTGTSYPFTATDALDQEVTFEKEPEKIISTIPSNGEILFTLGLSEEIVGVSDYANYPEEATQKEKIGGQDLNVEKILSLEPDLVLAHASGAHNSEQALEQIRDAGIKVFVVQEATSFEAVYESIQTIGKVTGASEKAEKIVTGMKEDLEAIKEKASGIAEEDKKDVFIEVSPAPEIYSGGKGTFLNEMLQAINANNVVGDQEGWFKMNNEAIVELQPEVIITTYGYYTENPKEKVLSREGWGSVPAIEKEQVYDVHSDLVTRPGPRLVEGVNELGKAIYPEVFSE; from the coding sequence ATGAACCATCTTTGGAAAAATTTATTATCCTTATTTCTTGTTATCGGCTTATTAACTGGCTGTACTTCTGGGGGGGATGAGGGAGCTGGATCTACAAGTGAAGATTCCCAAGGCCAGACAGAACAAGCAAATAGTGGAGAACAAACAGGTACGTCTTATCCATTTACTGCAACCGATGCGTTAGATCAAGAGGTGACTTTTGAAAAAGAACCTGAGAAGATCATTAGCACAATCCCGAGTAATGGGGAGATTCTTTTTACACTAGGCCTATCTGAAGAGATTGTAGGTGTAAGTGATTATGCAAATTATCCTGAGGAAGCTACTCAAAAAGAGAAGATTGGCGGACAGGATCTAAATGTAGAGAAGATCCTTTCCTTAGAGCCTGATTTAGTGCTTGCTCATGCATCAGGAGCGCACAATTCTGAACAAGCCTTAGAGCAGATTCGTGATGCTGGAATAAAGGTGTTTGTTGTTCAGGAAGCTACGTCTTTTGAAGCAGTGTATGAGAGCATTCAAACGATTGGTAAGGTTACGGGAGCTTCTGAGAAAGCAGAAAAAATTGTAACTGGCATGAAAGAAGATTTAGAAGCGATCAAAGAGAAAGCCAGTGGAATAGCTGAAGAAGACAAGAAAGACGTTTTTATCGAAGTATCGCCTGCTCCTGAAATCTATAGTGGAGGAAAGGGAACGTTTTTAAACGAAATGCTTCAAGCCATCAACGCGAATAACGTGGTTGGTGACCAGGAGGGCTGGTTCAAAATGAATAACGAGGCGATTGTAGAGTTACAGCCAGAAGTTATCATAACTACGTATGGCTATTATACAGAGAATCCGAAAGAAAAAGTGCTGTCTCGTGAAGGTTGGGGTTCTGTGCCCGCGATTGAAAAGGAACAGGTTTATGATGTCCATTCGGATCTTGTCACACGTCCCGGACCTCGCTTAGTTGAAGGGGTAAATGAACTTGGTAAAGCAATATATCCAGAAGTTTTCAGTGAATAA
- a CDS encoding zinc-binding dehydrogenase yields MKAVQVTGYGGVDKLEVVDIPVPTPKEGEVLVKVKACGINNTEIWMREGAYGQGGKSGWRPEGVQFPRTPGSDITGEVVDVGTNVPEAMKGKDVVLFPFTSSGENGLEHISEDMSFIGSEYDGGYAEYVVWPSELCYDMPLSTYKESAAFTVSGLTAWHMVEQIQAKQGETIVVTGANGGVGSLNVQIASKVFGATVIAIVGDMALEEKMKDLGATHVLSYKTDDLAEDLLKVNEGPIDSVLDVVGDALFSTLLQALKKGGKYCISGSAGGQKTQLDFRTLYLKHITLFGSVLGTREEFQKMLDAISNGKIKPVIDRTYPLEEAKEAQTYFKDSGKLGKIILLPSEEE; encoded by the coding sequence ATGAAAGCAGTACAAGTTACCGGATACGGAGGCGTGGATAAATTAGAGGTAGTGGATATACCAGTACCAACTCCTAAAGAAGGCGAAGTTCTTGTTAAGGTAAAGGCCTGTGGAATTAACAATACGGAAATCTGGATGAGAGAAGGGGCTTACGGCCAGGGAGGAAAATCAGGTTGGCGCCCAGAAGGTGTTCAATTCCCTAGAACTCCTGGTTCCGATATCACAGGGGAGGTCGTAGATGTCGGGACGAATGTACCTGAGGCTATGAAAGGTAAAGATGTCGTCTTATTTCCTTTCACGTCCAGCGGTGAGAATGGTCTTGAGCATATTTCAGAGGATATGTCTTTTATCGGATCTGAATATGATGGGGGTTATGCAGAATACGTCGTATGGCCGTCGGAACTTTGTTATGACATGCCGCTGTCCACTTATAAGGAAAGTGCAGCATTTACAGTAAGCGGGCTGACAGCCTGGCACATGGTTGAACAGATTCAAGCTAAGCAAGGCGAAACGATTGTCGTCACAGGTGCGAATGGCGGAGTGGGTTCATTAAATGTCCAAATCGCATCCAAAGTGTTCGGGGCAACGGTTATTGCGATTGTAGGGGATATGGCTCTTGAAGAGAAGATGAAGGATTTAGGAGCCACGCACGTATTATCTTATAAAACAGATGATCTCGCTGAGGACCTATTGAAGGTGAACGAGGGTCCGATCGATTCTGTTTTAGATGTGGTAGGGGACGCTCTTTTCTCAACCTTGCTCCAGGCATTAAAAAAAGGGGGCAAATATTGCATCTCTGGATCTGCTGGAGGTCAAAAAACGCAACTCGATTTTAGAACCTTATATTTAAAGCATATTACTCTGTTTGGCTCTGTGTTAGGAACAAGAGAAGAGTTCCAAAAGATGCTTGATGCTATTTCTAATGGAAAAATCAAACCAGTAATAGACCGTACGTATCCTCTTGAAGAAGCAAAAGAAGCTCAAACTTATTTTAAAGATTCAGGGAAATTAGGTAAGATCATTTTACTTCCTTCAGAAGAAGAATAA
- a CDS encoding fructose bisphosphate aldolase: MNQAQFDKVKSGNGFIAALDQSGGSTPKALAAYGVPEDSYSGEDEMFDLVHQMRTRIITSPSFNSDQILGAILFEQTMDREIEGQYTADYLADKGVVPFLKVDKGLAEQENGVQLMKPIHDLDETLRRANDRNIFGTKMRSVIHEPNEKGIKDVVDQQFDIGKRIIEAGLVPIIEPEVNIHSENKEKCEEILKQEILDHLNNLSDDQNVMLKLTIPTKPNQYRELIDHPHVVRVVALSGGYSREEANEKLKENDGLIASFSRALAGDLNANQSDEEFNATLKNAVDSIHDASVNKK; the protein is encoded by the coding sequence ATGAATCAAGCACAATTTGATAAGGTCAAAAGTGGAAACGGATTTATCGCAGCCTTAGACCAGAGTGGTGGTAGCACGCCTAAAGCCTTAGCTGCTTATGGAGTGCCAGAGGATTCCTATTCCGGTGAAGACGAAATGTTCGATCTTGTCCACCAGATGCGTACAAGAATCATCACGTCCCCGTCTTTCAATTCCGATCAGATTCTCGGTGCCATTCTATTTGAGCAAACGATGGACCGTGAAATTGAAGGGCAATATACAGCGGACTACCTTGCCGATAAAGGGGTCGTGCCTTTTCTGAAAGTGGATAAAGGGCTCGCCGAACAAGAAAATGGCGTGCAGCTCATGAAACCGATCCATGATTTAGATGAGACTCTTAGACGTGCGAATGACCGAAACATTTTCGGAACTAAAATGCGGTCGGTTATCCACGAGCCGAACGAAAAAGGTATCAAAGATGTCGTTGACCAGCAATTCGATATCGGAAAACGAATTATTGAAGCCGGCTTAGTTCCGATCATTGAACCAGAAGTCAATATTCACAGTGAAAACAAAGAAAAATGTGAGGAGATTCTAAAACAAGAAATCCTCGATCACTTGAATAATCTTTCCGATGATCAAAATGTGATGCTGAAGCTCACGATCCCTACGAAGCCGAATCAGTATAGAGAACTGATCGATCATCCTCATGTGGTTCGTGTAGTTGCTCTTTCCGGAGGCTATTCTCGTGAAGAAGCCAACGAAAAGCTTAAAGAGAACGACGGTCTGATTGCAAGTTTCTCCCGCGCACTTGCCGGAGATCTAAACGCTAATCAGTCTGACGAAGAGTTTAACGCAACGCTGAAGAATGCGGTAGACTCCATTCACGATGCATCTGTGAATAAAAAATGA